In Silene latifolia isolate original U9 population chromosome X, ASM4854445v1, whole genome shotgun sequence, the following proteins share a genomic window:
- the LOC141619342 gene encoding uncharacterized protein LOC141619342 produces the protein MESVVLGKEKLRTLAKLIQQQEEERIKSIPFRSERDRSDYLRCSRETHDQAVTLLDDHYKGVTKAANNNNNNNNNTDDASVEEVVKKYLSYLEMAVGFGMQTVANVHLRNDFLTKVRGHADSLIPRIKELTEGSLEPWEIESKAKDLIEELSVFKEAMYKSIVKKADSSSRNFSKAIKLSGNSFEDLVSKYQKKLVREKGSEFDKPFEQLEDEQKIEVYDEIIKSSGRGTFLENTAYKVADKIGKGLLIFTLAMSAWDIYSSDHKLQTTVKEGAEFGAGWAGGYIGEISGAAVATYLVTAIGVAETAATAAFVGLAAFVTGFGIGIALGILAGYVVDKIFGSGG, from the exons ATGGAAAGTGTAGTTCTGGGAAAGGAGAAGCTGCGGACACTGGCGAAACTGATTCAGCAGCAGGAGGAAGAACGCATTAAGAGCATTCCGTTTAGGTCGGAAAGGGACCGCAGCGACTACCTTCGATGCAGCCGGGAAACTCATGATCAGGCAGTGACACTCCTTGACGACCACTACAAAGGCGTGACCAAGgcagctaataataataataataataataataatacggatGATGCCTCAGTCGAGGAGGTGGTCAAGAAGTACCTGAGTTACCTTGAAATGGCTGTGGGGTTCGGGATGCAGACGGTGGCAAACGTGCACCTGAGGAACGATTTCCTGACAAAAGTCAGGGGACATGCTGACTCACTCATTCCACGGATCAAGGAGCTCACCGAAGGCTCACTTGAGCCGTGGGAGATTGAGTCCAAAGCAAAAGATCTTATTGAAGAGCTATCTGTTTTCAAGGAAGCCATGTACAAGTCCATCGTTAAGAAAGCCGACTCGTCTTCTCGGAATTTCTCCAAAGCCATCAAGCTATCTGGCAACTCCTTCGAAGACCTCGTTTCCAA GTATCAGAAGAAACTTGTGAGGGAAAAAGGGTCTGAATTTGACAAGCCATTCGAGCAGTTGGAAGACGAACAAAAGATAGAG GTGTACGATGAAATTATCAAATCGTCCGGGAGAGGAACATTCTTGGAAAACACGGCGTACAAGGTGGCTGATAAAATAGGGAAAGGGCTACTAATATTCACACTAGCCATGTCAGCGTGGGACATCTACTCGTCGGATCACAAGCTGCAAACAACTGTCAAGGAGGGGGCAGAATTTGGGGCAGGTTGGGCAGGCGGGTACATAGGAGAAATTTCAGGGGCAGCAGTGGCAACCTATCTGGTTACTGCAATTGGGGTGGCAGAGACAGCAGCCACCGCAGCATTCGTGGGCCTGGCAGCGTTTGTTACTGGGTTTGGAATCGGTATTGCGCTTGGGATTTTGGCCGGATATGTTGTCGATAAGATCTTTGGGTCGGGGGGGTAA
- the LOC141621025 gene encoding 23 kDa jasmonate-induced protein-like, translating into MACHVFGTSVTDATFKGMTEYNHKAIQAVDRARVALEMKNAEGKDIEARNFVDKIQTAIERKGVRCVIYNATGGPLKLVANGQWASFVHEKVNAASITALVFEATQDNPTR; encoded by the exons ATGGCATGTCATGTGTTCGGGACATCAGTGACGGATGCAACATTCAAAGGGATGACAGAGTATAATCACAAGGCGATACAAGCTGTAGACAGAGCGCGTGTGGCATTGGAGATGAAGAATGCGGAAGGGAAGGATATTGAAGCTCGAAATTTCGTTGATAAGATTCAAACAGCTATTGAGAGAAAGGGCGTAAGGTGCGTAATCTACAATGCTACGGGTGGTCCACTGAAACTGGTGGCG AATGGTCAATGGGCCTCTTTCGTCCATGAAAAGGTTAATGCAGCGTCTATTACAGCCCTTGTCTTCGAAGCGACTCAGGATAATCCTACACGATAG